Proteins from one Streptomyces caniferus genomic window:
- the ligD gene encoding non-homologous end-joining DNA ligase encodes MSPITEVEGRRLSLTNLDKVLYAETATTKGEVLHYCTTVAGPLLAQLQDRPLSFLRYPDGPEGQRFFTKNVPPGTPSWVKTCEVPHSTSGPARQVLLQDLPSLVWAANLVVELHTPQWRCQDPGVADRLVLDLDPGAPASIVECCTAAQWLHDRLTADGLDVYAKTSGSKGLHLVVPIEPAPSERATAYARTLAVEAAAALPDLVVHKMTKSLRPGKVFIDFSQNAAAKTTAVAYTLRARPTPTVSAPVTWDEIAECTDPRQLTFLFDEIAPRLAGHGDLLAPLLDPGRARPLPRATSPRAPGAPDRRRSTRGST; translated from the coding sequence ATGTCGCCGATCACCGAGGTGGAGGGGCGGCGCCTCTCGCTGACCAACCTCGACAAGGTCCTCTACGCCGAGACCGCCACCACCAAAGGTGAGGTGCTCCACTACTGCACCACCGTCGCGGGTCCGCTGCTCGCCCAGCTCCAGGACCGGCCGCTCTCCTTCCTGCGGTATCCCGACGGGCCGGAGGGCCAGCGCTTCTTCACCAAGAACGTGCCGCCCGGCACACCCTCCTGGGTGAAGACCTGCGAGGTCCCCCATTCGACGTCCGGGCCCGCCCGGCAGGTCCTGCTGCAGGACCTGCCCTCACTGGTCTGGGCCGCGAACCTGGTCGTCGAACTGCACACCCCGCAGTGGAGGTGCCAGGACCCGGGCGTCGCGGACCGTCTGGTCCTCGACCTCGACCCCGGTGCCCCGGCCTCCATCGTGGAGTGCTGCACCGCGGCGCAGTGGCTGCACGACCGGCTGACCGCCGACGGCCTGGACGTTTACGCCAAGACCAGCGGCTCCAAGGGCCTGCACCTCGTCGTGCCGATCGAACCCGCACCCTCCGAGCGGGCCACCGCCTACGCCAGGACTCTCGCCGTCGAGGCCGCTGCGGCCCTCCCGGACCTGGTCGTGCACAAGATGACCAAGTCCCTGCGCCCCGGCAAGGTCTTCATCGACTTCTCCCAGAACGCCGCCGCCAAGACCACCGCCGTCGCCTACACCTTGCGCGCCCGCCCCACCCCCACCGTCTCCGCCCCGGTCACCTGGGACGAGATCGCCGAGTGCACCGACCCACGGCAACTCACCTTCCTCTTCGACGAGATCGCACCCCGCCTCGCCGGCCACGGCGACCTGCTCGCCCCGCTCCTCGACCCCGGCCGGGCCCGCCCACTGCCCCGTGCGACCTCCCCGCGTGCGCCCGGGGCACCCGATCGGCGCAGATCCACCCGGGGTTCGACATAG
- the ku gene encoding non-homologous end joining protein Ku — MRSIWNGSISFGLVTIPVKTYSATDRTSSVSFVRIHEKDGAQIQYRKICELDGKEVPNEEVGKAYQPPGDETLVPITDDDLSQLPLPTAKTLSILSFVDPAEIDPLQMDKAYYLGPNGTTATKPYTLLREALEHHRKIAVGKVAMRGRESLAMVRAHDGALVMHTLLWPDQIRPADGVVPDDVELRENELTLAETLMDSLGELDPAELHDDYREAVEELVAAKLEGEEPAAAAASDTGAQVIDLTAALEKSVRAARGGGEHDAEAESASVTPIRGRKAAKKSEAGPRTTQRSGTPAKKATAKKTASATTKKTPAKKTSAARKTSDGRKKTASSAEKTGTSTRTPAGGTAKKAASKTTAKKATGRKTG; from the coding sequence ATGCGATCTATCTGGAACGGCTCCATATCGTTTGGTCTGGTCACCATCCCCGTGAAGACCTACAGCGCCACCGACCGCACCTCGTCGGTCTCCTTCGTCCGCATCCATGAGAAGGACGGTGCGCAGATCCAGTACCGGAAGATCTGTGAACTGGACGGCAAGGAAGTCCCGAACGAGGAGGTCGGCAAGGCCTATCAGCCGCCGGGCGACGAGACCCTCGTGCCGATCACCGACGACGACCTGTCCCAGCTGCCGCTGCCGACCGCCAAGACGCTGTCGATCCTGTCGTTCGTCGACCCCGCCGAGATCGACCCGCTCCAGATGGACAAGGCCTACTACCTGGGGCCCAACGGGACCACCGCCACCAAGCCGTACACGCTGCTGCGGGAGGCGCTGGAGCACCACCGGAAGATCGCGGTCGGCAAGGTGGCGATGCGGGGACGGGAGTCGCTGGCGATGGTGCGGGCGCACGACGGGGCGCTCGTGATGCACACACTGCTGTGGCCGGATCAGATCCGGCCCGCCGACGGTGTGGTGCCCGATGATGTCGAGCTGCGCGAGAACGAGCTGACGCTGGCCGAGACGCTGATGGACTCCCTGGGCGAGCTGGACCCCGCCGAACTCCACGACGACTACCGCGAGGCCGTCGAGGAACTGGTCGCCGCCAAACTGGAGGGCGAGGAGCCGGCCGCCGCCGCGGCGTCGGACACCGGCGCCCAGGTCATCGATCTGACGGCGGCCCTGGAGAAGAGCGTGCGGGCGGCCCGGGGCGGCGGTGAGCACGACGCCGAGGCGGAGTCGGCGTCCGTGACGCCCATACGGGGGCGGAAGGCGGCGAAGAAGAGCGAGGCCGGGCCGCGCACCACGCAGCGGAGCGGCACGCCGGCGAAGAAGGCGACGGCGAAGAAGACCGCCTCGGCCACCACGAAGAAGACTCCCGCCAAGAAGACGTCAGCCGCGCGCAAGACCTCCGACGGACGGAAGAAGACCGCGTCGTCGGCCGAGAAGACCGGCACGAGCACCCGCACCCCAGCCGGCGGCACGGCCAAGAAGGCAGCTTCGAAGACCACCGCCAAGAAGGCGACGGGCCGGAAGACGGGCTGA
- a CDS encoding RNA-binding S4 domain-containing protein, whose amino-acid sequence MASDEGTTRIDSWIWSVRLTKTRSMAAAACRAGHVRVNGERVKPAHAVRNGDEVRLRHAGRERIVVVSRLVRKRVGAAVAAECFIDNSPPAPPREEVPVIALRERGAGRPTKRERREIDQLRGL is encoded by the coding sequence ATGGCTTCAGACGAGGGGACCACCCGCATCGACAGCTGGATCTGGTCCGTGCGGCTCACCAAGACGCGGTCGATGGCCGCGGCGGCTTGTCGCGCGGGGCATGTGCGGGTCAACGGGGAACGGGTGAAGCCGGCCCATGCGGTGCGCAACGGCGACGAGGTGCGGCTGCGGCACGCGGGGCGGGAGCGGATCGTGGTCGTCTCGCGGCTGGTGCGCAAGCGGGTGGGCGCGGCCGTCGCCGCCGAGTGCTTCATCGACAACAGTCCGCCGGCCCCGCCGCGCGAGGAGGTTCCGGTGATCGCACTGCGCGAACGCGGCGCCGGACGTCCCACCAAGCGCGAACGCCGCGAGATCGACCAGCTGCGCGGGCTCTGA
- a CDS encoding YchJ family protein produces the protein MNKPKNAPRRPAAAVTPASPCPCGRTEAYRDCCGPFHQGLATAPTAERLMRSRYSAFVVGDTGYLLRTWHPTTRPGSLDLEPAQRWSGLDILGTTGGSAFHTEGTVEFRAHFTLHGHADSQYENSRFVREDGQWVYLDALPSV, from the coding sequence CTGAACAAGCCGAAGAACGCGCCGCGCCGCCCGGCCGCCGCCGTCACCCCCGCCTCGCCGTGCCCGTGCGGCCGCACCGAGGCCTACCGCGACTGCTGCGGCCCCTTTCACCAGGGGCTCGCCACCGCCCCGACCGCCGAGCGCCTGATGCGCTCGCGCTACAGCGCCTTCGTCGTCGGCGACACCGGATACCTGCTGCGCACCTGGCACCCGACGACCCGTCCCGGCAGCCTCGACCTCGAACCGGCCCAGCGCTGGAGCGGCCTGGACATCCTCGGCACCACTGGCGGCAGCGCCTTCCACACCGAGGGCACCGTGGAATTCCGGGCCCACTTCACCCTGCACGGCCACGCCGACAGCCAGTACGAGAACAGCCGCTTCGTCCGCGAGGACGGCCAGTGGGTCTATCTCGACGCGCTGCCGTCCGTGTAG
- a CDS encoding SCO1417 family MocR-like transcription factor encodes MAQWTSAVGAPQLARLLRSQDPRDAQLTAAGRRLPAYRSLADGVRLLVLEGRVPVAARLPAERELAAAFNVSRTTVAAAYEALRAEGFLESRRGSGSWTAVPAGNPLPTRGLEPLPPEAAGSMIDLGCAALPAPEPWLTRAVQGAMADLPLYAHTHGDYPAGLPVLRQALADRYTARGIPTMPEQIMVTTGAMGAVAAICRLCTSPGERVAVDSPSYANILQLMRDAGARLVPVALADKLAGWDIPAWRQVMRDAAPRMAYVVADFHNPTGTLATDDQRRRLVDAARSAGTLLVVDETMAELQLDQDTAPPRPVCAFDPAGSAVITVGSASKAFWAGMRIGWVRAAPDIIRSLVAARAYSDLGSPVLEQLAIASLLQTGGWEAAIDIRREQARENRDAIVEALHRHLPDWEFSVPRGGLTLWARTGGLSGSRIAEAGERLGVRVPSGPRFGVDGAFEGFVRLPFTVNGAVADEAAVRLAGAARLVATGAPIDTEMRHTFVA; translated from the coding sequence ATGGCTCAGTGGACTTCAGCGGTGGGTGCGCCCCAACTCGCCCGGCTGCTCCGGTCGCAGGACCCGCGCGATGCCCAACTCACCGCGGCCGGGCGCCGGCTGCCCGCCTACCGCAGCCTCGCCGACGGCGTCCGCCTGCTCGTACTGGAGGGCAGGGTGCCGGTCGCCGCGCGCCTGCCCGCCGAGCGCGAGCTGGCCGCGGCCTTCAATGTCAGCCGCACCACCGTCGCCGCCGCCTACGAAGCGCTGCGCGCCGAAGGATTCCTGGAGTCCCGGCGCGGCTCGGGCAGTTGGACCGCCGTCCCGGCCGGCAACCCGCTGCCCACCCGCGGCCTGGAACCGCTGCCCCCGGAGGCCGCCGGTTCCATGATCGACCTCGGCTGCGCCGCCCTCCCGGCTCCCGAACCCTGGCTCACCCGCGCCGTCCAGGGCGCGATGGCCGACCTTCCGCTCTACGCCCACACCCACGGTGACTACCCGGCCGGACTGCCCGTCCTGCGCCAGGCCCTCGCCGACCGCTACACCGCCCGCGGCATCCCCACCATGCCCGAGCAGATCATGGTGACCACGGGCGCGATGGGCGCGGTGGCCGCGATCTGCCGGCTGTGTACGAGCCCCGGTGAGCGGGTGGCCGTCGATTCCCCGTCGTACGCCAACATCCTCCAGCTGATGCGGGACGCCGGCGCCCGGCTCGTCCCGGTCGCGCTCGCCGACAAGCTGGCCGGCTGGGACATCCCGGCCTGGCGCCAGGTGATGCGCGATGCCGCGCCCCGGATGGCGTATGTCGTCGCCGACTTCCACAACCCCACCGGCACGCTCGCCACCGACGACCAGCGCCGGCGCCTCGTCGACGCCGCGCGATCGGCCGGCACCCTGCTCGTCGTCGACGAGACCATGGCCGAACTCCAGCTGGACCAGGACACCGCACCGCCCCGTCCGGTCTGCGCCTTCGATCCGGCCGGCAGCGCGGTGATCACGGTCGGCTCGGCGAGCAAGGCGTTCTGGGCCGGGATGCGGATCGGCTGGGTGCGCGCCGCCCCCGACATCATCCGCAGCCTGGTCGCCGCCCGCGCCTACTCCGATCTGGGCTCACCGGTTCTCGAACAGCTCGCCATCGCCTCGCTGCTGCAGACCGGCGGCTGGGAAGCGGCCATCGACATCCGCCGCGAGCAGGCCCGCGAGAACCGCGACGCGATCGTCGAGGCGCTGCACCGCCACCTCCCCGACTGGGAGTTCAGCGTCCCCCGCGGCGGTCTCACCCTGTGGGCGCGCACGGGAGGCCTCTCCGGCTCCCGGATCGCCGAGGCGGGGGAGCGGCTCGGGGTACGGGTGCCCTCCGGCCCGAGGTTCGGTGTCGACGGTGCCTTCGAGGGCTTCGTACGGCTGCCGTTCACGGTCAACGGAGCCGTTGCCGACGAGGCCGCGGTCCGGCTGGCCGGAGCCGCGCGACTGGTCGCGACGGGCGCGCCGATCGACACGGAGATGCGGCATACGTTCGTGGCCTGA
- the yczE gene encoding membrane protein YczE: protein MRRSNPARRGKIVPIFRETGPGRGLPVRRLVQLYTGLTLYGVSMGLMLRADLGLEPWSVLNQGISRHTGLTIGTVTIVSGVLILLLWIPLRQRPGLGTVSNVVILGLVMDATLAWTPELHALGARIPLLVGAVLLNGAATGLYISARFGPGPRDGLMTGLHLRTGRPVRLVRTCIEVTVLATGFLLGGSVGAGTVVYALAIGPLAQFFLRRFAIEDGTVTPSPGVARGEASPEHAILPE, encoded by the coding sequence ATGCGTCGGTCCAATCCTGCCAGGAGGGGGAAAATCGTGCCCATATTCAGGGAAACCGGCCCGGGAAGGGGACTGCCGGTGCGCCGGCTGGTCCAGCTCTACACGGGCCTGACGCTGTACGGCGTGAGCATGGGCCTGATGCTGCGGGCCGATCTCGGCCTGGAGCCGTGGAGCGTACTGAACCAGGGCATATCTCGCCATACGGGACTGACGATCGGCACGGTCACCATCGTGTCCGGCGTGCTGATCCTGCTGCTGTGGATCCCGCTGCGCCAGCGGCCCGGCCTGGGCACGGTGTCCAATGTGGTGATCCTCGGGCTGGTGATGGACGCGACGCTGGCCTGGACTCCGGAGCTGCACGCGCTGGGCGCGCGCATCCCGCTGCTGGTGGGCGCCGTCCTCCTCAACGGCGCCGCGACCGGTCTGTACATCTCCGCCCGTTTCGGTCCGGGGCCGCGGGACGGGCTGATGACCGGGCTGCATCTGCGGACCGGCCGCCCGGTGCGGCTGGTGCGGACCTGCATCGAGGTGACGGTGCTGGCGACCGGCTTCCTGCTCGGCGGGTCCGTCGGGGCCGGCACGGTGGTCTATGCGCTGGCCATCGGGCCGCTGGCGCAGTTCTTCCTCCGCCGCTTCGCGATCGAGGACGGGACCGTGACGCCCTCACCGGGGGTGGCCCGCGGAGAGGCTTCACCCGAGCACGCGATACTGCCGGAGTGA
- a CDS encoding glycerophosphodiester phosphodiesterase family protein, with translation MTPAIRIRHPYLDHPVPLPFAHRGGAAEGLENTAAAFRRAVGLGYRYLETDVHATSDGRLVAFHDATLDRVTDTRGAIGQLPWRAVSRARVGGREPLPLFEELLEEFPDARWNVDLKADAALAPLLGLLRRTNAWDRVCVGSFSEARVARAQRLAGRRMASSLGTRGVAGLRLRSYGRGVLPLDRLLGAAVRRSAVCVQVPERQSGLPVVDPLFLRAAHALGMQVHVWTVNDADRMAALLDLGVDGIMTDHIETLRTVLTERGCWI, from the coding sequence GTGACCCCAGCGATACGCATCCGCCACCCCTATCTCGACCACCCCGTACCGCTCCCCTTCGCCCACCGGGGCGGGGCGGCCGAGGGCCTGGAGAACACCGCCGCCGCCTTCCGCCGCGCGGTCGGCCTCGGCTACCGCTATCTGGAGACCGATGTGCATGCCACATCGGACGGCAGGCTCGTCGCCTTCCACGACGCGACGCTCGACCGCGTCACCGACACCCGCGGCGCGATCGGGCAGCTCCCCTGGCGGGCGGTGAGCCGGGCCCGGGTCGGCGGCCGGGAGCCGCTGCCGCTGTTCGAGGAGCTGCTGGAGGAGTTCCCCGACGCCCGCTGGAACGTCGACCTCAAGGCGGACGCCGCCCTCGCGCCGCTGCTCGGCCTGCTGCGCCGCACCAACGCCTGGGACCGGGTGTGTGTCGGTTCGTTCTCGGAGGCCCGGGTGGCCCGCGCCCAGCGGCTGGCCGGACGGCGGATGGCGAGCTCGCTCGGCACCCGCGGCGTGGCCGGCCTGCGGCTGCGGTCCTACGGCCGCGGGGTGCTGCCGCTGGACCGGCTGCTGGGGGCTGCGGTACGGCGCAGCGCGGTCTGCGTGCAGGTCCCCGAGCGGCAGTCCGGCCTCCCCGTCGTCGATCCGCTCTTCCTGCGCGCCGCGCACGCCCTGGGCATGCAGGTCCATGTCTGGACGGTCAATGACGCGGATCGGATGGCGGCACTCCTGGACCTCGGCGTGGATGGCATCATGACGGACCACATCGAGACGCTGCGGACGGTACTGACCGAGCGAGGGTGCTGGATCTAG
- a CDS encoding MFS transporter — protein sequence MGVESAQAVAEGVDDAAARRREQRGWYWYDWANSVYSTTVLTVFLGPYLTSVAKAAADSDGFVHPLGIPVRAGSFYAYAVSASLLLSVLAMPLAGALADRTGRKKPLLGCCAYTGAAATTGMFFLDGERYLLGGALLVLANVSFVVSMMLYNSFLPQIARPDERDAVSSRGWAFGYAAGALVLVANLVLYGAHDSFGLSTGTAVRICLASAGLWWGAFSVIPLRRLRDRRAAAEAPAAAGAATLGQGWRQLRETLRTMRRHPLTLSFLLAYLVYNDGVQTVITQASVYGSEELGLDQTTLIVAVLLVQVLAAAGALLMGRLAGRYGAQRTILGSLVAWVLTIAAGYFLPARAPGWFFGLAVGIGLVLGGSQALSRSLFSHLVPRGKEAEYFSAYEMSDRGVSWLGPLVFGVAYQLTGSYRDAIVSLVAFFVIGFVLLARVPVGRAIAAAGNPVPDRI from the coding sequence GTGGGCGTGGAGAGCGCACAGGCCGTGGCCGAGGGCGTGGACGATGCGGCCGCCCGGCGCCGTGAACAGCGCGGCTGGTACTGGTACGACTGGGCCAACAGCGTCTATTCGACGACCGTCCTGACCGTGTTCCTGGGGCCGTATCTGACCTCGGTGGCGAAGGCCGCGGCGGACTCGGACGGCTTTGTGCACCCTTTGGGCATCCCGGTGCGCGCGGGCTCCTTCTACGCGTACGCGGTGTCCGCGTCGCTGCTGCTGTCGGTGCTGGCGATGCCGCTCGCCGGGGCGCTGGCCGACCGGACCGGGCGGAAGAAGCCGCTGCTGGGCTGCTGCGCCTACACGGGTGCCGCGGCGACCACGGGGATGTTCTTCCTGGACGGCGAGCGCTATCTGCTGGGCGGTGCGCTGCTGGTCCTCGCGAATGTGTCGTTCGTGGTGTCGATGATGCTCTACAACTCCTTCCTGCCGCAGATCGCCCGGCCCGACGAACGGGACGCGGTCTCCTCCCGCGGCTGGGCGTTCGGCTACGCGGCCGGGGCGCTGGTCCTCGTCGCCAATCTGGTCCTCTACGGCGCGCACGACTCCTTCGGCCTGTCCACGGGCACGGCGGTGCGTATCTGCCTGGCCTCGGCGGGCCTGTGGTGGGGCGCGTTCTCGGTGATTCCGCTGCGCCGGCTGCGCGACCGGCGGGCAGCGGCCGAGGCGCCCGCCGCGGCCGGCGCCGCCACGCTCGGCCAGGGATGGCGGCAACTGCGGGAGACGCTGCGCACCATGCGCCGCCATCCCCTCACCCTTTCCTTCCTCCTCGCCTACCTCGTCTACAACGACGGGGTGCAGACGGTGATCACCCAGGCCTCCGTGTACGGGTCCGAGGAGCTCGGCCTTGACCAGACGACGCTGATCGTGGCGGTCCTCCTGGTCCAGGTGCTGGCCGCGGCGGGCGCCCTGCTGATGGGGCGCCTCGCCGGACGGTACGGCGCACAGCGGACGATCCTGGGCTCGCTGGTGGCGTGGGTGCTGACGATCGCGGCCGGCTACTTCCTGCCCGCACGGGCACCCGGGTGGTTCTTCGGGCTGGCCGTCGGCATCGGCCTGGTCCTGGGCGGAAGCCAGGCGTTGTCCCGTTCGCTCTTCTCCCATCTGGTGCCGCGCGGCAAAGAGGCGGAATACTTCTCCGCGTACGAGATGAGCGACCGGGGGGTGAGCTGGCTGGGACCACTGGTGTTCGGGGTGGCCTATCAGCTCACCGGGAGCTACCGGGATGCGATCGTGTCCCTGGTGGCGTTCTTTGTGATCGGATTTGTCCTGTTGGCAAGGGTGCCGGTGGGGCGGGCGATCGCCGCGGCCGGAAATCCGGTGCCTGACCGGATTTAG
- a CDS encoding RNA polymerase-binding protein RbpA, giving the protein MSERALRGTRLVVTSYETDRGIDLAPRQAVEYACQNGHRFEMPFSVEAEIPPEWECKVCGAPSLLVDGDGPEEKKGKPARTHWDMLMERRTREELEEVLAERLAVLRSGTMNIAVHPRDSNRKSA; this is encoded by the coding sequence ATGAGTGAGCGAGCTCTCCGCGGCACGCGACTCGTGGTGACCAGCTACGAGACCGACCGCGGCATCGACCTGGCCCCGCGCCAGGCGGTGGAGTACGCATGCCAGAACGGACATCGATTCGAGATGCCGTTCTCGGTTGAGGCCGAGATTCCGCCGGAGTGGGAGTGCAAGGTATGTGGTGCACCTTCGCTTCTGGTGGATGGCGATGGCCCTGAGGAGAAGAAGGGTAAGCCCGCGCGTACGCACTGGGACATGCTCATGGAGCGGCGCACCCGCGAGGAGCTCGAGGAGGTGCTGGCCGAACGGCTGGCAGTCCTGCGCTCCGGCACCATGAACATTGCCGTGCATCCGCGCGACAGCAACCGCAAGTCCGCCTGA
- the fxsA gene encoding FxsA family membrane protein, whose translation MTFGATPSPSPRPPQRSRARRFVPLGIAAWMVLEIWLLTVVAGATNGLTVFLLLVAGVIVGGYVVKRAGRRAWRNLAESLQATGGPSAPGDAASSGKRASGDSKPGSGNTLPMAGGLLLMLPGLVSDALGLLFLFPPTGKLIQRRTEKLLNRRTGYAPGSFGDAFQQARMHRPDGKVVQGEVIRDDEPSAPRRQDPPLTG comes from the coding sequence ATGACGTTCGGAGCCACGCCATCGCCGAGTCCCCGCCCGCCCCAGCGCTCGCGCGCCCGCCGGTTCGTTCCCTTGGGCATTGCCGCCTGGATGGTCCTGGAGATCTGGCTGCTGACCGTGGTCGCCGGGGCCACCAACGGCCTGACGGTCTTTCTCCTGCTGGTCGCCGGGGTGATCGTCGGCGGTTATGTGGTCAAGCGGGCCGGCCGTCGTGCCTGGCGCAACCTCGCGGAGAGCCTGCAGGCCACCGGCGGTCCGTCGGCTCCCGGCGACGCCGCCTCGTCCGGCAAGCGAGCCTCCGGGGACAGCAAGCCGGGCAGCGGCAACACGCTCCCGATGGCCGGCGGGCTGCTGCTGATGCTCCCCGGGCTGGTGTCCGACGCACTGGGGCTGCTCTTCCTCTTCCCGCCGACCGGGAAGCTGATCCAGCGCCGGACCGAGAAGCTGCTGAACCGGCGCACGGGCTACGCGCCGGGCTCGTTCGGCGACGCCTTCCAGCAGGCCCGGATGCACCGCCCCGACGGCAAGGTCGTCCAGGGCGAGGTCATCCGTGACGACGAGCCGTCCGCCCCGCGCCGTCAGGACCCGCCGCTGACCGGCTGA
- a CDS encoding polyprenol monophosphomannose synthase, whose amino-acid sequence MTDGQRQYGPLGTTLVIIPTYNEAENIKPIVSRVRSAVPTAHVLVADDNSPDGTGKLADELAADDEQVHVLHRKGKEGLGAAYLAGFHWGIDHGYDVLVEMDADGSHQPEELPRLLTALKGADLVLGSRWVPGGRTVNWPKYRQLISRGGSTYSRLALDLPLRDITGGYRAFRAEALKGLGLDDVASQGYCFQVDLARRAVQAGYHVVEVPITFVERELGDSKMSRDIVVEALWRVTAWGVGSRVDKIRGR is encoded by the coding sequence GTGACAGACGGGCAGCGGCAGTACGGTCCGCTCGGCACCACGTTGGTGATCATTCCGACGTACAACGAGGCGGAGAACATCAAGCCGATCGTCTCGCGGGTGCGGTCCGCCGTCCCCACGGCGCATGTCCTCGTCGCGGACGACAACAGCCCGGACGGCACCGGCAAGCTCGCCGACGAACTGGCCGCCGACGACGAGCAGGTCCACGTCCTGCACCGCAAGGGCAAGGAAGGCCTCGGCGCCGCCTACCTCGCGGGCTTCCACTGGGGCATCGACCACGGCTACGACGTGCTGGTCGAGATGGACGCCGACGGCTCGCACCAGCCCGAGGAGCTGCCGCGGCTGCTCACCGCCCTCAAGGGCGCCGATCTCGTCCTCGGGTCGCGCTGGGTGCCCGGTGGCCGCACCGTCAACTGGCCCAAGTACCGCCAGCTCATCTCCCGCGGGGGCAGCACGTACTCGCGGCTGGCGCTGGACCTGCCGCTGCGCGACATCACCGGCGGCTACCGTGCCTTTCGCGCCGAGGCCCTCAAGGGGCTGGGTCTGGACGACGTGGCCTCGCAGGGCTACTGCTTCCAGGTCGACCTCGCCCGCCGTGCCGTGCAGGCCGGCTACCACGTCGTCGAGGTGCCGATCACGTTCGTCGAACGGGAACTGGGCGACAGCAAGATGAGCCGCGACATCGTCGTGGAGGCGCTGTGGCGGGTCACGGCCTGGGGCGTCGGTTCCCGGGTGGACAAGATCCGCGGCCGCTGA